One window of the Pieris brassicae chromosome Z, ilPieBrab1.1, whole genome shotgun sequence genome contains the following:
- the LOC123718808 gene encoding glycerol kinase encodes MSEYGKFGPLVGAIDEGTSSARFIIFKANSCEVVATYQKEIEQHFPQEGWVEQDACSILEVVTICINEAVKQLVSLGGSPKDIVAIGVTNQRETTIVWDKITGKPLHNAIVWLDMRTSSTIDKLLDLVPNKTRNKNYLKPLCGLPMSPYFSAVKLRWLADNVEVVQQALKNGTCCFGTVDTWLIWNLTGGVNGGKHITDVTNASRTMLMNIETLNWDPLLLKFFEIPKSVLPQIKSSSEIYGYIADGPLRSIPISGCLGDQQAALVGQLCLQKGQAKATYGTGCFVLYNTGDVRVNSSKGLLTTVAYQLGANNAPCYALEGSVAVAGAALGWLKDNIGILESAKQSQELAEMATENGSVVFVPAFSGLYAPYWRQDARGVICGITEDTNSNHIVKAALEAVCFQVRDILDAMNEDCGIPLQLLKVDGGMTSNWLLMQMQADLIGINIIKAGFTESTALGAALVAYWGLDRNTQTPNIDIKNGQMYNPKISDDERDMRYKQWKMAVERSLGWEQN; translated from the exons ATGTCTGAGTATGGAAAATTTGGGCCATTAGTTGGGGCGATAGATGAAGGAACTTCAAGTGCGcggtttattatatttaaagcaaaTTCTTGTGAAgtagttgcaacatatcaaaAAGAAATTGAGCAACATTTTCCTCAAGAGGGTTGGGTTGAACAGGATGCTTGTTCTATTCTGGAAGTTGttacaatatgtataaatgaaGCTGTGAAGCAATTAGTTTCATTGGGTGGTAGCCCAAAG GATATAGTTGCAATTGGTGTAACAAATCAACGGGAAACTACTATAGTATGGGATAAAATAACAGGAAAACCTTTGCATAACGCTATTGTATGGCTTGATATGAGAACATCATCAACAATTGACAAATTACTTGACTTAGTTCCAAACAAAACTAGGAATAAGAACTATTTGAAG CCATTATGTGGTCTGCCTATGTCCCCATACTTCAGTGCGGTTAAGCTAAGGTGGCTTGCAGATAATGTTGAGGTTGTCCAGCAAGCTTTAAAGAATGGAACTTGTTGTTTCGGCACTGTGGACACATGGCTAATTTGGAATCTAACAG GGGGTGTTAATGGGGGCAAGCATATAACAGATGTGACAAATGCATCGCGAACAATGCTCATGAATATTGAAACACTAAACTGGGATCCACTTTTGTTGAAATTCTTTGAAATACCCAAGTCTGTATTGCCCCAAATCAAATCTAGCTCAGAG ATATATGGTTACATAGCGGATGGTCCCTTAAGAAGTATTCCCATATCGGGTTGTCTTGGTGACCAACAGGCTGCTCTAGTTGGTCAGTTATGTCTACAAAAGGGTCAAGCGAAGGCCACTTATGGAACTGGATGTTTTGTCCTATATAATACAGGAGATGTTCGTGTTAATTCTAGCAAAGGGCTTCTAACAACTGTTGCCTACCAACTGGGAGCTAACAATGCACCTTGTTATGCTTTAGAAGGGTCT gtcgCTGTAGCGGGGGCAGCACTGGGATGGTTGAAGGACAACATAGGTATCCTGGAAAGTGCCAAACAGTCGCAAGAATTGGCTGAAATGGCCACAGAGAATGGTAGTGTCGTTTTTGTTCCCGCATTTAGTGGTTTATATGCACCATATTGGCGACAAGATGCTAGAGG ggTAATATGCGGTATAACAGAGGATACAAATTCAAATCATATAGTAAAGGCAGCATTGGAAGCTGTCTGTTTTCAAGTAAGAGATATCCTAGATGCCATGAACGAAGACTGTGGAATCCCTTTGCAACTCTTgaag gtGGACGGTGGAATGACTTCCAATTGGCTCCTAATGCAAATGCAGGCTGATCTTATAGGAATTAACATTATAAAGGCCGGTTTTACCGAAAGTACTGCGCTAGGGGCGGCACTAGTCGCTTATTGGGGCTTAGATAGAAATACACAAACGCCAAATATCGATATAAAAAATGGTCAGATGTACAACCCTAAAATAAGCGACGATGAACGCGATATGAGATATAAACAGTGGAAAATGGCAGTCGAGCGCTCGTTGGGGTGGGAACAGAATTAA